The following are encoded together in the Trichocoleus sp. FACHB-46 genome:
- a CDS encoding 4'-phosphopantetheinyl transferase superfamily protein: MQHCEDNPWQPPPADLKLAQDEVHVWCMVLDQDPALVEQFHATLASDEQERAAKFYFPKDRQHFIVARGLLRLILGRYLNQSPVQLHFAYNTYGKPRLEATPSLHFNLSHSKGLALLGVSSDRELGIDLEYIRTDFPVDQVAKSVFSVSEQNILRSLPDALKPEAFFNAWTRKEAYIKALGQGLSIPLNQFDVAFVPGEPAALREVRGTWSNAHNWTLQHLSPALNYAGAIAVAGSGWQLKAWRWLNG, encoded by the coding sequence ATGCAGCATTGTGAGGACAATCCTTGGCAGCCGCCACCCGCCGATTTGAAGTTGGCTCAGGATGAAGTACATGTCTGGTGTATGGTGCTAGACCAAGACCCAGCGTTGGTTGAGCAGTTTCATGCAACCCTAGCCAGCGACGAACAGGAACGGGCCGCGAAATTCTATTTTCCTAAAGATAGGCAGCATTTTATTGTGGCGCGAGGCTTACTACGCCTAATCTTGGGCCGCTACCTCAACCAATCACCCGTTCAACTACATTTTGCCTACAACACCTACGGCAAGCCCAGGTTAGAAGCTACTCCATCGCTACATTTCAACTTATCTCACTCGAAGGGATTGGCTCTATTGGGAGTGTCGAGCGATCGCGAACTAGGAATCGACCTCGAATATATCCGCACGGATTTTCCCGTTGATCAGGTAGCTAAATCTGTCTTTTCAGTTTCAGAGCAAAATATCTTGCGATCGCTGCCTGACGCCCTCAAACCTGAAGCATTCTTTAATGCCTGGACTCGTAAAGAAGCTTATATCAAAGCTTTGGGGCAAGGGTTGTCGATTCCGCTCAATCAGTTTGATGTAGCGTTCGTCCCTGGCGAACCTGCGGCTTTGCGAGAAGTCAGAGGGACTTGGTCAAACGCCCACAACTGGACTTTGCAGCACCTCAGCCCTGCGCTTAACTATGCAGGTGCGATCGCAGTAGCAGGATCAGGCTGGCAACTCAAGGCTTGGCGCTGGTTAAATGGCTGA
- a CDS encoding nuclear transport factor 2 family protein, with translation MSNSTVPNQVTSNQVTISIAGITEPTILRYFERLNAADFEAASQLFTAEGVMNAPFEPPLVGAEAIAAYLQKEAAGMVLQPEQGITEEVDNNCLQAQVAGKVQTPWFSVNVSWLFILDAQERITSVTVKLLASPQELLNLQR, from the coding sequence ATGTCTAATTCCACTGTTCCTAATCAAGTAACTTCTAATCAAGTAACCATTTCAATCGCAGGAATTACAGAACCAACAATTCTCCGATACTTTGAAAGGCTCAACGCGGCTGATTTTGAAGCAGCAAGCCAGTTGTTTACGGCTGAGGGTGTGATGAATGCACCGTTCGAGCCACCGCTAGTAGGGGCAGAAGCGATCGCTGCTTATCTGCAAAAAGAAGCAGCAGGCATGGTGCTACAGCCTGAACAAGGAATTACTGAGGAAGTAGACAATAACTGTCTTCAAGCACAAGTAGCTGGCAAAGTCCAAACGCCTTGGTTCAGTGTCAACGTCTCTTGGCTTTTTATTCTAGACGCCCAAGAAAGAATTACTTCCGTTACTGTTAAGCTCTTGGCGTCCCCTCAAGAACTGTTAAATCTTCAGCGTTAA
- a CDS encoding anti-sigma regulatory factor yields the protein MRTELHVPSDLKFLTIVENWLLGSLEVELGNHVDWPKQSNRLRLVLVEAYSNVVRHAHRNQPNLPVLIRLELKDRDIALEIWDHGKGFDLSTYLPPTPEDKQESGYGWLILNRLMDRVEYRLQVNGRNCLKLEASLPEEANSKLNSHSKTD from the coding sequence ATGAGAACTGAGCTTCACGTACCCAGCGACTTGAAGTTTTTAACTATTGTTGAAAACTGGCTGCTAGGCTCCTTAGAAGTTGAGCTAGGCAACCATGTGGATTGGCCAAAGCAATCAAATCGCCTCCGTCTAGTGTTAGTCGAAGCGTATTCTAACGTCGTGCGTCATGCCCACCGCAATCAGCCCAACCTACCGGTGTTGATTCGCTTAGAACTCAAAGATCGCGACATTGCTCTAGAGATTTGGGATCACGGCAAAGGGTTTGATCTTTCCACCTATTTGCCCCCCACCCCGGAAGATAAGCAGGAAAGTGGCTATGGATGGTTAATTCTAAACCGTCTCATGGACCGAGTGGAATACCGACTTCAGGTGAATGGCCGCAACTGTCTCAAATTAGAAGCAAGTCTGCCTGAAGAAGCAAATTCTAAACTCAATTCTCATTCAAAAACGGATTGA
- a CDS encoding sensor histidine kinase, which yields MTLVMDDGVGLRHKSSSSRKGSALTVESSTLDFANPQTSVSQPLKVPTHPFPFLLYLEWALLGVATLSELFFVPLPRMRQFPLMTLLSIGGLWLMGLRLPVGQAGWLKLLYTGLEFSLIVLAGGLSPRGIRVFPFLYLVLVIRSCLLFKLPGRLMVTGLAFSAFLLTLLYRMQTLNLPGRPMVQDRIRFLILNLTLNAALLFGLILILVLFLINALLAERESREKLAIANEQLRQYALRIEDQATLQERNRIARDIHDSLGHALTGLNIQLEGALKLWQTNPTKAQAFLAEAKRLGSTALQAVRQSVAALRSDPLQGQSVEMAIARLAQEFHCTTGILPTCEIELTRSLPLEVKTTVYRIVQESLTNICKYAAASAVQIQLRTAKDILLLQVQDDGKGFEVNENTTGFGIQGMQERSLALGGHFTIESQLGSGCRILAKLPLPKLPS from the coding sequence ATGACTTTAGTCATGGATGATGGCGTAGGACTCAGGCATAAAAGCAGTAGTTCAAGGAAAGGTAGTGCTCTTACAGTAGAAAGCAGCACCCTTGATTTTGCTAATCCGCAAACTTCCGTGAGTCAGCCGCTAAAAGTTCCAACTCATCCATTTCCCTTCTTGCTGTATCTAGAGTGGGCTCTGCTCGGTGTCGCGACACTTTCGGAGCTGTTCTTTGTGCCGCTGCCACGGATGCGTCAGTTTCCTCTGATGACGCTCCTGAGTATTGGCGGCTTGTGGCTGATGGGGCTACGACTGCCTGTGGGCCAAGCTGGATGGCTGAAGCTGCTGTACACAGGGTTGGAGTTTAGCCTAATTGTTTTGGCGGGAGGCTTGAGCCCACGGGGAATCCGGGTTTTTCCGTTTCTCTATTTGGTTTTAGTCATTCGCAGTTGTTTGCTGTTTAAGCTGCCTGGACGCTTGATGGTGACAGGGCTAGCGTTTTCTGCCTTCCTACTGACGCTGCTTTACCGCATGCAAACGCTGAATCTGCCCGGACGACCGATGGTGCAAGACCGCATCCGGTTTCTGATTCTCAATTTGACGTTGAATGCGGCTTTGTTGTTTGGGTTGATTCTGATCTTGGTTTTGTTTTTGATTAATGCGCTGCTGGCAGAGCGCGAAAGCCGAGAAAAGCTGGCGATCGCGAATGAACAACTACGCCAATATGCCCTGCGAATTGAAGACCAAGCCACCCTGCAAGAACGCAACCGCATTGCTCGCGATATTCATGATTCCCTCGGTCACGCTTTGACAGGGTTGAACATTCAACTGGAAGGAGCCTTAAAGCTTTGGCAAACCAACCCCACCAAAGCGCAAGCCTTTCTAGCGGAAGCAAAACGGTTGGGATCAACAGCATTGCAAGCAGTCCGACAGTCTGTAGCAGCTTTGCGCTCCGATCCGCTGCAAGGGCAATCTGTAGAGATGGCGATCGCCCGCCTAGCCCAAGAATTTCACTGTACAACCGGAATTTTGCCAACTTGCGAAATCGAACTGACGCGATCGCTGCCGCTAGAAGTCAAAACTACGGTCTACCGAATTGTCCAGGAATCTTTGACTAACATTTGCAAATACGCTGCGGCCAGTGCGGTGCAAATTCAGCTCAGGACGGCGAAAGACATCCTGCTCTTACAGGTTCAGGATGACGGCAAGGGCTTTGAAGTGAATGAAAATACCACTGGCTTTGGAATTCAGGGGATGCAGGAACGGAGTTTGGCATTGGGCGGTCACTTTACCATTGAAAGTCAACTAGGATCGGGTTGTCGCATTCTAGCCAAGCTGCCTTTACCGAAACTGCCCTCATGA
- a CDS encoding response regulator transcription factor: MIRVLLVDDQSILRQGLKALLELEPDLDVVGDASNGQVALQQVEALQPDVVLMDVRMPVMDGVAATRSICQRFPAIKVLVLTTFDDDEYIAEAMRVGAIGYLLKDTPSEELAAAIRAVYKGYAQFGPGIFQKVLSHMGPKPSASANSPAEPLPPGLSELTPREREVLRLIAAGSSNREIAQTLFISEGTVKNHVTNILNRLNLRDRTQAAIFANACLALLNDGSGSL, encoded by the coding sequence ATGATCCGCGTTCTACTAGTCGATGACCAAAGTATTCTGCGCCAGGGTTTGAAAGCACTGCTGGAGCTAGAGCCAGACCTGGATGTGGTGGGAGATGCCAGTAACGGGCAAGTTGCGCTCCAACAAGTAGAAGCACTGCAACCCGATGTGGTGCTGATGGATGTGCGGATGCCTGTAATGGATGGGGTTGCCGCTACCAGAAGCATCTGCCAACGCTTTCCAGCAATTAAAGTCTTGGTATTGACCACCTTTGATGACGATGAATACATTGCTGAAGCCATGCGAGTGGGGGCGATCGGCTATCTGCTTAAAGATACGCCTTCGGAGGAGCTGGCTGCGGCGATCCGAGCTGTTTATAAGGGATACGCCCAATTTGGCCCAGGTATTTTTCAGAAAGTGCTTTCTCACATGGGGCCGAAACCGAGTGCGAGTGCTAACTCACCTGCTGAGCCGTTGCCTCCAGGATTGAGCGAACTCACGCCCAGAGAACGGGAAGTGTTGCGCCTGATTGCGGCGGGTTCTAGTAACCGAGAAATTGCGCAGACTTTGTTTATCTCAGAAGGTACGGTCAAAAATCACGTCACTAATATTCTGAATCGGCTGAATTTGCGCGATCGCACTCAAGCAGCTATCTTCGCCAATGCTTGTTTAGCGTTGCTGAATGACGGAAGCGGTAGCCTGTAA
- a CDS encoding Spy/CpxP family protein refolding chaperone: protein MKLKLIPLLAGAIAMTLAAAPLATQVVQAQSDTGTPSQSGPRMKGMNALNLSAEQRAQMQQIHAEAKAQIEQVLTAEQRQQLEAAKEQRQATRAERQAARAQGQARPQGENRERRGPFANLNLSAEQQTRIQEIKQASRQRMEAVLTEEQRQTLNELKQTRQQRRQGQQQ, encoded by the coding sequence ATGAAACTGAAACTGATTCCTTTGCTAGCAGGCGCGATCGCCATGACTCTAGCTGCTGCTCCACTCGCGACCCAAGTCGTTCAGGCCCAGTCTGACACAGGAACACCGAGCCAAAGCGGTCCCCGGATGAAAGGCATGAACGCTTTAAATCTATCTGCGGAACAAAGGGCGCAGATGCAGCAAATTCATGCAGAAGCGAAAGCTCAAATCGAGCAAGTTTTGACCGCAGAGCAACGGCAACAACTGGAGGCAGCCAAGGAACAGCGACAAGCCACCAGGGCTGAAAGACAAGCAGCCAGAGCCCAGGGCCAAGCTAGACCCCAAGGAGAAAACAGAGAGCGCAGAGGCCCATTTGCCAACCTCAATCTCTCAGCCGAGCAACAAACTCGCATCCAAGAAATTAAGCAAGCGTCCCGTCAGCGCATGGAAGCAGTGCTCACCGAGGAGCAGCGGCAAACGCTGAATGAACTGAAGCAAACTCGACAGCAAAGACGGCAAGGGCAACAGCAATAG
- a CDS encoding thioesterase II family protein, protein MPTATTSVTYPKRNPQARLRLFCFPYAGGNSFIFRPWLNHLPSDVELGAIEIPGHGTRMAEPLLTRMPELVAAIASDLLPHLDKPFAFFGHSMGAWVSFEVARWLQAHEHLCPVHLFVSGSRAPQLPNLRSPLHQLPEVEFVAALRRLQGTPEAVLEHTELMELMLPILQADFTVLETYTYSPQTPLPCSITAFGGLQDIDVSPEMLQAWQTQTSASFSHRMLPGNHFFIHSDQTLLLELLAQELTQVVSYLLEYASLKFPPDLRS, encoded by the coding sequence GTGCCAACTGCTACGACTTCTGTTACCTACCCCAAGCGCAATCCTCAGGCTCGTTTGCGGCTATTTTGCTTTCCCTACGCGGGCGGCAACTCTTTCATCTTTCGACCTTGGCTGAATCACTTGCCATCAGATGTTGAACTAGGCGCGATCGAGATACCTGGGCATGGCACACGCATGGCCGAACCGCTATTAACTCGGATGCCTGAGTTGGTAGCAGCGATCGCCTCAGATCTCCTGCCCCACCTAGACAAACCTTTTGCGTTTTTCGGCCACAGTATGGGAGCCTGGGTCAGCTTTGAGGTAGCTCGCTGGTTACAAGCCCATGAGCACTTATGTCCGGTGCATCTTTTTGTGTCTGGGTCACGGGCTCCTCAATTGCCTAACTTGCGATCGCCACTACACCAGTTACCAGAAGTGGAATTCGTCGCAGCGTTGCGTCGGCTACAAGGCACTCCAGAAGCAGTTTTAGAGCATACGGAGCTGATGGAGTTAATGCTGCCGATTCTCCAGGCTGACTTTACGGTGCTAGAAACCTACACATATTCACCTCAAACTCCCCTACCTTGCTCAATCACAGCGTTTGGAGGATTGCAGGATATAGATGTGTCTCCGGAGATGTTACAAGCTTGGCAAACCCAAACTAGTGCTAGTTTTTCTCACCGAATGCTACCAGGTAATCACTTTTTCATTCACTCAGACCAAACGTTGCTCCTAGAACTTTTAGCCCAAGAACTCACTCAAGTTGTCAGCTATCTACTTGAGTATGCCTCTCTCAAATTCCCTCCAGATTTAAGGAGTTAG
- a CDS encoding Coq4 family protein yields MNAQTAATPASNPRVERFFKLIDRIAELRGRNVPTIVNLTTLRSLPAGTFGRAWADFLDQHGLSPLTTGSRRKQLHDGIHILTGYGSDSIGEAEVQAFLLGTKFSTTNLLIGLGLLRLLYQQLPQNQTPKFSQMPWERLKQAYQRGQRSRLEPDTWQPEQLWQLPLAQVQALFGLEAQPSPN; encoded by the coding sequence ATGAATGCCCAAACTGCTGCCACACCCGCATCGAATCCTAGAGTCGAAAGATTCTTTAAATTAATTGATCGCATCGCTGAGCTACGAGGGCGCAACGTCCCAACGATTGTGAATCTGACAACCTTGCGATCGCTGCCTGCGGGCACCTTTGGGCGAGCCTGGGCCGATTTTCTAGACCAGCATGGCCTATCACCACTCACCACAGGTTCTCGGCGCAAACAACTGCATGACGGCATTCATATTCTGACAGGCTACGGTAGTGACTCAATCGGGGAGGCCGAAGTGCAGGCCTTTCTGCTCGGAACCAAATTCAGCACCACCAACCTCCTGATTGGGTTAGGATTGCTGCGCCTGCTTTACCAGCAGCTTCCACAAAACCAAACTCCAAAATTTAGCCAAATGCCTTGGGAACGGCTAAAGCAAGCTTACCAGCGAGGACAACGATCGCGCCTTGAGCCTGATACTTGGCAACCAGAGCAACTTTGGCAATTACCTTTAGCCCAAGTGCAAGCTTTATTTGGCCTTGAAGCGCAACCCTCCCCAAATTGA
- a CDS encoding NAD(+) kinase, which produces MQLKNAIIAHKAGDATSRRWAEKCARQLEDRGCKVLMGPSGPKDNPYPVFLASATHPIDLALVLGGDGTALSATRHLAADGIPILAVNVGGHLGFLTESSEELSDSERVWDRLLEDRFAVQTRMMVQASVYEGHRTNLDPVSDRYLALNEMTVKPASADRMITSILEMEIDGEVVDQYQGDGLIVATPTGSTSYTVAANGPIVHPGMEALVVTPICPLSLSSRSIVLPPGSVVSIWPLADNDLSTKLWMDGVMATSIWPGQRVDVRVADCQAKFIILRENYSYYQTLREKLQWAGARIRYSNNHRN; this is translated from the coding sequence GTGCAACTGAAAAACGCCATTATTGCTCACAAAGCAGGAGATGCGACCAGTCGGCGCTGGGCGGAAAAATGTGCTCGGCAATTAGAAGACCGAGGTTGTAAAGTCCTGATGGGACCAAGCGGACCCAAGGATAATCCCTACCCTGTGTTCTTGGCCTCAGCCACTCATCCAATCGATTTGGCGCTGGTTTTAGGTGGGGATGGCACAGCGCTCTCCGCGACCAGACACTTGGCTGCCGATGGCATTCCGATCTTGGCGGTGAATGTGGGTGGGCATTTGGGATTCCTTACCGAATCTTCAGAGGAGCTGAGCGATTCAGAGCGAGTTTGGGATCGGCTGCTAGAAGACCGTTTTGCGGTGCAGACCCGGATGATGGTACAAGCAAGTGTGTATGAAGGACATCGTACCAATCTTGATCCAGTGAGCGATCGCTACTTAGCCCTGAATGAAATGACGGTGAAGCCTGCCTCTGCCGATCGCATGATCACTTCCATTTTGGAAATGGAGATAGATGGTGAGGTAGTGGATCAGTACCAGGGAGATGGCCTGATCGTAGCGACGCCCACCGGGTCTACTTCCTACACGGTGGCTGCCAACGGTCCCATCGTGCATCCAGGGATGGAAGCGCTTGTCGTCACCCCGATTTGCCCCTTAAGCCTTTCCAGCCGCTCGATTGTGTTGCCGCCGGGATCGGTGGTGAGTATTTGGCCCTTGGCAGACAACGACCTCAGCACCAAGCTCTGGATGGATGGAGTGATGGCAACTTCGATTTGGCCAGGGCAGCGTGTGGATGTGCGCGTGGCAGACTGCCAAGCCAAGTTTATTATTTTGCGAGAAAACTATTCTTACTACCAAACACTGCGAGAAAAGTTGCAATGGGCTGGCGCTAGGATTCGCTACAGCAACAACCACCGTAACTAA
- a CDS encoding dolichyl-phosphate-mannose--protein mannosyltransferase, whose product MAWSKQLSKQPQLWFILGTAGIFLLAIVLRFWGLSRFNMLVFDEVYFATFANNYLTQRPFFDGHPPLGKYLIAIGIWLGNLTPWGANAVKNSLTGSLLSPFSYRWLNALVGSFIPLIVMGIAYQLTRRRSYALVAGLLSALDGLFLVESRYALVNVYLISFGLLGQWFFLRSLDRRGVKRWWWLILAGIAFGAAAAVKWNGLWFLFGAYLLWFTAWIMRLVAKFWGATADLTVTPSGKQFISPLRKLTQLNPIAAITSLAVVPVLTYSLSWIPHLQLNPSPNFWDVQKRILSYHEQVGNGPKVHPYCSDWHSWFFMQRPIVYLYETAQTTSDIVPAKPPLPQAAVKVVYDIHAMGNPALWWLSTAGILLVMWMLGTRFYNWVQQADTMDATSNPPSDQAIATPPLTRSTPGSITGSMDLWIGVYIVVNYWANVIPWMRVSRCTFLYHYMGASVFSLLAIAWLIDRWLHSRQYWFRVAGATAIFLIILAFIFWLPLYLGLPLSPSDWQLRRWLPTW is encoded by the coding sequence ATGGCCTGGTCTAAGCAGTTGTCTAAGCAGCCTCAGCTTTGGTTCATTCTAGGCACCGCTGGCATTTTCTTATTGGCGATCGTGCTGCGGTTCTGGGGCCTGAGTCGCTTCAACATGCTAGTCTTCGATGAAGTTTACTTCGCCACCTTTGCCAACAACTACCTGACCCAGCGGCCTTTTTTTGATGGACATCCACCCCTGGGCAAATACCTGATTGCCATTGGTATCTGGCTCGGCAACCTTACTCCTTGGGGCGCGAATGCGGTTAAAAACTCCCTCACAGGTTCGCTGCTGTCCCCTTTTAGCTACCGTTGGCTGAATGCCCTAGTGGGTTCATTCATTCCCTTGATTGTCATGGGCATTGCTTATCAGCTTACCCGTCGTCGTAGCTATGCCTTGGTTGCGGGCTTACTCTCCGCCTTGGATGGCCTATTTTTAGTTGAGTCTCGCTACGCCCTAGTCAATGTCTATCTAATCAGCTTTGGCCTGTTAGGGCAGTGGTTTTTCTTGCGATCGCTAGATCGAAGAGGCGTAAAACGCTGGTGGTGGCTGATCCTAGCAGGTATTGCCTTTGGCGCTGCTGCTGCTGTCAAGTGGAATGGCTTATGGTTTTTGTTCGGGGCTTATTTGTTGTGGTTTACCGCTTGGATCATGCGCTTGGTTGCCAAGTTTTGGGGAGCAACAGCGGACCTTACCGTCACACCCAGCGGTAAGCAATTCATTTCTCCCCTGCGCAAGCTGACTCAACTCAATCCGATTGCCGCCATTACAAGTTTGGCAGTTGTCCCAGTTCTAACTTACAGTCTGAGCTGGATTCCTCATCTCCAGCTCAATCCCAGCCCCAACTTCTGGGACGTACAGAAACGAATTTTGTCGTATCACGAGCAGGTTGGCAATGGCCCCAAAGTTCACCCCTACTGCTCTGACTGGCACAGCTGGTTTTTCATGCAGCGTCCCATTGTTTACCTCTACGAAACTGCCCAAACCACCAGCGATATCGTACCTGCCAAGCCTCCCCTACCCCAGGCAGCCGTGAAAGTGGTTTACGACATTCACGCGATGGGCAATCCCGCGCTCTGGTGGCTCTCTACGGCTGGCATTTTGTTGGTGATGTGGATGCTAGGAACCCGTTTCTACAACTGGGTGCAACAAGCCGACACCATGGACGCTACCTCTAACCCACCCTCCGACCAAGCGATCGCCACTCCTCCCCTCACTCGATCAACCCCTGGGTCGATAACTGGGTCAATGGACTTGTGGATTGGCGTTTACATCGTCGTCAACTATTGGGCCAACGTGATCCCCTGGATGCGAGTCAGCCGCTGCACCTTTCTCTACCACTACATGGGTGCTTCTGTCTTCTCATTACTTGCGATCGCGTGGCTCATCGATCGCTGGCTCCACAGCCGCCAGTATTGGTTCCGAGTTGCAGGTGCTACAGCCATTTTCCTGATCATTTTGGCCTTTATCTTCTGGCTACCCCTCTACCTGGGACTCCCCCTGTCTCCCTCCGATTGGCAACTGCGCCGTTGGCTGCCGACTTGGTAA
- a CDS encoding SpoIIE family protein phosphatase has protein sequence MSQGSGGKLKLMVVDDEPDNLDLLYRTFRRDFEVFKASSGLNALQSLDQEGEMAIIISDQRMPGMNGTEFLSKTVERFPDTIRIVLTGYTDVEDLVEAINTGKVFKYITKPWMPDELKTVVQQAAETYQVLKQRTNELQRALRRESLFNAMTSAIRESLDYRSMLQTIVETIGSGFEATCCILRPVESDRLTAEFFSYQAPTQAELLSSSHYLSGSQAEADSLTHQALTTRQTQLAPTGVTSPELAQLVIPLTYQQELLAVLALYQDSTVSIWPPEDIQLIEGVAEQAALAISQAKLYQLIQEQTQQMRAELEVARQIQTNLLRQSWPEVEGAKIQACCYPAREVGGDFFEVYVHPQGDIWLTVGDVSGKGVPAALFMASAISVLRRELAQEAPPEPNIVMQNLNSGLSEDLVSNNCFITMVLARYTPATGQLVYANAGHVYPLVWSHQAVISASSSETLPIEPTYLKTRGVPLGILPIWKAAAGNVVLNSGEVFLLTSDGITEATVNAEGIGDGTPLSASSMLQQTGLWQLLTQERTPLNLNTLLERIQAHNPIQEDDQTILSLEVL, from the coding sequence CTCTAGATCAAGAGGGAGAGATGGCAATTATCATCTCTGACCAACGCATGCCTGGAATGAACGGCACGGAATTTCTGAGCAAAACAGTCGAGCGCTTCCCCGATACGATTCGTATTGTTTTGACGGGTTACACCGATGTTGAAGACTTAGTAGAAGCCATCAATACAGGTAAGGTTTTCAAGTACATCACTAAACCTTGGATGCCTGATGAGCTGAAAACAGTCGTGCAGCAAGCGGCAGAAACTTATCAGGTTTTGAAGCAGAGAACGAATGAGTTGCAGCGAGCCCTCAGACGCGAATCGCTATTTAATGCTATGACGAGTGCGATTCGAGAGTCGTTAGACTATCGCAGCATGCTACAGACGATTGTGGAAACCATTGGCAGTGGTTTTGAGGCGACCTGCTGTATCTTGCGGCCCGTTGAGAGCGATCGCCTCACCGCAGAATTCTTTTCCTACCAAGCCCCTACCCAAGCAGAACTCTTAAGTTCGAGTCACTACCTTTCTGGCAGCCAAGCTGAGGCCGACTCACTCACTCATCAAGCACTGACAACTCGCCAAACTCAACTAGCCCCTACAGGGGTGACATCCCCTGAGCTAGCGCAGCTCGTTATTCCGCTGACTTATCAGCAAGAACTGCTCGCCGTCCTGGCACTTTACCAAGACAGTACAGTCTCTATCTGGCCGCCCGAAGACATTCAACTGATTGAAGGGGTTGCAGAACAAGCCGCTCTAGCCATTTCCCAAGCTAAGCTCTACCAACTCATTCAAGAGCAGACGCAACAAATGCGAGCGGAGCTAGAAGTTGCTCGCCAAATTCAAACCAATTTGCTACGGCAAAGCTGGCCAGAGGTTGAGGGAGCCAAGATTCAAGCCTGCTGCTATCCAGCTCGTGAAGTCGGTGGTGATTTCTTTGAAGTCTATGTTCATCCGCAAGGCGATATTTGGTTGACAGTCGGAGATGTCTCTGGCAAAGGAGTCCCAGCCGCTTTATTTATGGCCAGTGCTATTTCCGTGCTACGGCGAGAACTTGCTCAAGAAGCTCCGCCTGAACCAAATATCGTGATGCAGAACTTAAACAGCGGCTTGTCAGAGGATTTAGTCAGTAACAACTGTTTTATTACAATGGTTTTGGCCCGTTATACACCCGCCACGGGTCAGCTAGTCTATGCCAATGCGGGTCACGTTTATCCGCTAGTATGGTCTCACCAGGCCGTGATTTCAGCCAGTTCTTCAGAAACGTTACCAATAGAACCAACTTACTTAAAAACTCGGGGCGTCCCACTGGGCATTCTACCTATTTGGAAGGCGGCGGCAGGCAATGTAGTTCTGAATTCAGGAGAAGTATTTCTGCTGACTAGTGATGGTATTACTGAGGCAACAGTTAACGCAGAAGGGATCGGTGATGGCACTCCTCTGAGTGCAAGTTCGATGTTGCAGCAAACAGGCCTCTGGCAGCTTCTCACCCAAGAGCGAACTCCCTTAAACCTCAATACCCTCCTGGAGCGCATTCAAGCGCATAACCCCATTCAGGAAGATGACCAAACCATTCTCTCTCTGGAGGTTCTGTAG